The nucleotide window GTCCTGGTAGACACGAATATCTTACTTTATGTTTATGATCGATTCGACCCATTTGAGCGAGTTATTCAATTTTTAGACTATAAGCCAACTTTCTATATAACCACATCTGTCATAAATGAACTCAAAAAAATTGGTCAGAATGGAGGCCCTAAGATGCAAAGGAAAGTCCAAGTGGCGCTTAAATATTTAGAAGTATATAAAAACTACTGGAGTGAGATAAAGGATGACAATAAAGACTTAGACGTTGATACTCATCTACTTAGTATTTGTAAGAATTACGATTTGGCATTATTTACAAATGACCTTGACCTTAAACGTAGAGCAATAAAATTGGGTGTAAAAGTTTTATACCTGAGACAGAAGAGTAAAAATATAAGTCTTAGTTTTATTATCTAGTCTGATATCTCTATGTTTAAACTCATTAGGGCTAAAGGCATCGTCCGTATACCCCCTGATTACTTTGGACAACCAATTGATGATGTAGCAATACAGATACTAAGGCAAGAATACCAAGAAAAAGTCCTAAAAGATATCGGGTTAGTCCTAGCAATTTTAAATGCTAAAGCTAGTGAAGAAGGGTATATAGTATTTGGTGATGGTGCTACCTATCACGAGGTTGAGTTTAATATGTTAGTGTATAGCCCTATAATGCATGAGGTAGTTGAGGGCGAAGTAAATCAGGTTGATAACTATGGTATTTATGTTAATATTGGTCCAGTAGACGGTCTAGTCCATATTTCTCAGATTACCGACGATAACTTAAAATTCGACCAAAATAGAGGGATTTTAATCGGGGAAAGGTCTAAAAAGGTTATCCAAAAGGGTGATAGAGTGAGGGCCAGGATAATTAGTATATCCGTAGGTGGGGGTAGAATGCCTAGAATAGCTTTGACTATGAAACAACCTTTTTTAGGCAAGTTAGAGTGGATAAACCAAGAACTTTCTAGGGCGAGCAAATAATGCCAGAGAAGAAAATTTTCAAAGCGTGCAAAAATTGTAGAGCTCTATTACCCCCAGAGACAGCTACTTGCCCTTTATGCAATTCTACCTCGTTTAGCGAGGATTGGAACGGAATGGTGATAATAATTAGTCAAGATTCTGAGGTAGGAAAAATATTCGGGGCATCTACTCCTTGGAGATACGCAATAACTATCAAGTAGACTATTGTTTCATCCTACCCAATAATTTACGAAATCAATTAGCAAAACCTTATGGTATTCTCTTTATAAATGATCATAAGCTATTCAATTTTCTTGGAGCTAGAGGAAGTTCGAGGATAATTACTGTAGGTGACGTAGTAACAAGGACTTTATTAAGTCATAATATTATCCCTTTTCTACCCATTATAGATGGAAAAACTAAGAGAAAAATTGAAGTGGGAGAAGAGATAATTTCAGAACGAGTCGTTAATGAGGCAGGGCTAATAAGGTTATCCGCGATTCTGAAAATAGAGCGTTTATTGAAATCAGAGACAAGTAGAGGTAAGGTACTGTACGTAGAAGGGGAGGAGGACCTATTGGTAATTCCAGCTGTTATATACGGGAGAAACGGAGATATAGTATTATATGGCCAACCTAATGCTGGTGTAGTGGCGTTAGTCATAGATAACTTTATGCGAAAGAGGGTCTTAGAAATTTTTACTAAATTCAAAGTAGTACGTTGTGATCCTAAATCAGAATAAAAAACAAAAATCCGTCCTGCGCGGGCTCATCACCTTTCAGCCCTTTCGAGCTTCTTCATCAGGCACCGTACTTTTCAGCACGGTTAGAGTAGTTAAGCAGTATATTCATTACATCTAGCCCTCTTATTCTTAGAGATCCTCTTCTCACCTCTCTCTCATTGAAATCCCTTACACTGTCAAATACTAAAGTGTTATAAGGCATAT belongs to Stygiolobus caldivivus and includes:
- a CDS encoding PIN domain-containing protein; protein product: MEISRMGTDQLLKVLVDTNILLYVYDRFDPFERVIQFLDYKPTFYITTSVINELKKIGQNGGPKMQRKVQVALKYLEVYKNYWSEIKDDNKDLDVDTHLLSICKNYDLALFTNDLDLKRRAIKLGVKVLYLRQKSKNISLSFII
- a CDS encoding DNA-directed RNA polymerase: MFKLIRAKGIVRIPPDYFGQPIDDVAIQILRQEYQEKVLKDIGLVLAILNAKASEEGYIVFGDGATYHEVEFNMLVYSPIMHEVVEGEVNQVDNYGIYVNIGPVDGLVHISQITDDNLKFDQNRGILIGERSKKVIQKGDRVRARIISISVGGGRMPRIALTMKQPFLGKLEWINQELSRASK
- the spt4 gene encoding transcription elongation factor subunit Spt4; the encoded protein is MPEKKIFKACKNCRALLPPETATCPLCNSTSFSEDWNGMVIIISQDSEVGKIFGASTPWRYAITIK
- a CDS encoding GTP-dependent dephospho-CoA kinase family protein; its protein translation is MEIRNNYQVDYCFILPNNLRNQLAKPYGILFINDHKLFNFLGARGSSRIITVGDVVTRTLLSHNIIPFLPIIDGKTKRKIEVGEEIISERVVNEAGLIRLSAILKIERLLKSETSRGKVLYVEGEEDLLVIPAVIYGRNGDIVLYGQPNAGVVALVIDNFMRKRVLEIFTKFKVVRCDPKSE